The following are from one region of the Capsicum annuum cultivar UCD-10X-F1 chromosome 1, UCD10Xv1.1, whole genome shotgun sequence genome:
- the LOC124897997 gene encoding ATP-dependent DNA helicase PIF1-like yields MGGKVDASINQTRGPRIFRLFGQNYHQIGSLLPPEGSTPKFAQLYIYDTENEVSNRINAVSRGQDANKLHVEIITDLKQMLDDNNVLAKTFRMVRERFQENDCSNVKLKLIGKRGTNGRRYNLPTIPEVATLVVGGDIVLNVESSGIESLLLPGGRIAHSRFAIPLNITKDSTCNIKQGSPLAKLMVKAKFIIWDEAPMMHRYSFEALDQTLRDILRFKDPSNLDRPFGGKTIVFGGDFRQMLLVITKGTRQDIVNATVNSFYLWTHCDGRMGFSMDSTEKVKISEDLLIDNCDDPISGIVESTYFNYLEHSIDMKYLQERAILAPTLQMVESVNDYIVCLNSGQEKSYLSSDIVCMYDHSFTSLGHMHTPEFLNSIKCSGIPNYSITLKVGVPVMLLRNIDQSTGLCNGTRLIITRLKNWVIEAKVLSRKEFGNKVYISRMSLTPSDSRIPLKFQQRQFPMIVFFAMIINKIPGQSLCSMGLFLKKPVFTDGQLYVALS; encoded by the exons ATGGGAGGAAAAGTGGATGCCTCAATCAATCAGACACGAGGGCCAAGAATATTCAGATTATTTGGacaaaattatcatcaaattggtagCTTACTACCTCCTGAAGGATCTACTCCAAAATTTGCACAGCTGTATATTTATGATACAGAAAATGAAGTTTCAAATAGAATTAATGCAGTCAG TCGTGGACAGGATGCTAATAAGCTTCATGTTGAAATTATTACTGATTTAAAACAAATGCTTGATGACAATAATGTGTTGGCCAAGACGTTTAGAATGGTAAGAGAGAGATTCCAAGAAAATGACTGCTCCAATGTGAAGTTGAAACTAATAGGAAAAAGAGGTACTAATGGTAGAAGATACAATCTACCAACAATACCAGAAGTAGCTACTTTGGTGGTTGGAG GTGATATAGTACTAAATGTTGAATCAAGTGGTATTGAATCTCTGTTGTTACCAGGAGGACGGATAGCTCATTCGAGATTTGCGATTCCTCTGAATATAACTAAAGATTCAACATGCAACATTAAGCAAGGAAGTCCATTAGCTAAGTTGATGGTTAAGGCAAAGTTTATCATTTGGGATGAGGCACCAATGATGCATAGGTACTCTTTTGAAGCTCTTGATCAAACTTTAAGAGATATTCTAAGATTTAAAGATCCATCAAATTTAGATCGGCCATTTGGAGGAAAGACGATTGTTTTTGGAGGGGATTTTAGACAAATGTTGCTGGTAATTACTAAAGGCACTAGGCAAGATATTGTTAATGCAACAGTAAATTCTTTCTATTTATGGACGCACT GTGATGGAAGGATGGGATTTTCCATGGATAGCACTGAGAAAGTAAAAATATCCGAAGATCTTCTCATAGATAATTGTGATGATCCAATATCTGGAATTGTAGAAAGTAcatatttcaattatttggaaCATTCTATTGATATGAAATACCTTCAAGAAAGAGCAATTCTTGCACCTACTCTTCAAATGGTGGAATCGGTGAATGATTACATAGTTTGTCTCAATAGTGGACAGGAGAAGTCATATTTAAGTTCTGATATAGTTTGCATGTATGATCATTCATTTACATCTTTAGGACATATGCATACACCTGAATTCCTAAATAGTATTAAATGCTCAGGTATACCAAATTACTCTATCACTTTGAAGGTAGGTGTTCCTGTGATGTTGTTAAGAAATATAGATCAATCAACAGGTTTGTGTAATGGCACAAGATTAATCATCACAAGACTTAAAAATTGGGTAATTGAAGCGAAAGTGTTATCAAGAAAAGAATTTGGCAATAAGGTTTATATTTCGAGAATGTCACTTACTCCATCTGATTCACGAATTCCTTTGAAATTCCAACAAAGGCAATTTCCAATGATCGTATTTTTTGCcatgatcatcaataaaattcCAGGTCAATCATTGTGTAGTATGGGATTATTTTTGAAGAAGCCTGTGTTTACTGACGGACAATTATATGTTGCTCTTTCTTGA